The following proteins come from a genomic window of Ursus arctos isolate Adak ecotype North America unplaced genomic scaffold, UrsArc2.0 scaffold_12, whole genome shotgun sequence:
- the LOC125281751 gene encoding neuroblastoma breakpoint family member 11-like: MAAPLGPLSDPGAEKSLLKINQDLQSQLEKTTAYSLANQLQKYSKSYKVMHTKAMAVCIPSEKLKPSADVVLSISTVTINFILTTIQEWHLCFSECEESSDIIESVLGEKGQLEKRERADTLAEKLRQCHLLIKDQTEELTRLYDKLREGRDVCQLLDKHLEDLLSHDDPEHCQGQGFQEQLAEGRRLAKCLARKLSSENYDEEEDEHEEETRTPSVEQEEVEKKEVLQDRVDDCDLTPSVLEEGCDSDQSYSDGEFPFEEQEIGSALDVAREWSHTKGDETPCGSQGSVPIPCSSHPV; the protein is encoded by the exons ATGGCAGCACCTCTTGGCCCTCTTTCCGATCCTGGGGCAGAAAAGAGCCTCCTGAAAATCAACCAGGACCTTCAGTCCCAGCTGGAGAAAA CTACTGCCTACTCCCTGGCCAACCAGCTGCAGAAATACAGTAAGTCCTACAAGGTCATGCACACCAAAGCGATGGCTGTCTGTATTCCTTCTGAGAAACTAAAACCCTCTGCAGATGTTGTCCTTTCTATTTCCACTGTCACGATAAATTTCATTCTGACCACAATCCAGGAATG GcatctctgtttctcagagtgcGAAGAGTCCAGCGACATCATCGAATCCgtgctgggggagaaggggcagctggAGAAGAGGGAGCGGGCAGACACGTTGGCTGAGAAGCTCAG ACAGTGCCATCTGCTGATCAAAGACCAGACTGAAGAGCTGACCCGTTTATATGATAAGTTACGCGAAGGGAGAGATGTTTGCCAACTCCTTGATAAACACCTCGAGGACCTCCTCTCCCATGATGACCCTGAGCATTGCCAAGGACAGGGCTTCCAAGAGCAACTGGCTGAGGGACGCAGGCTGGCCAAGTGCCTAGCCCGAAAGCTCAGCTCAG aaaattatgatgaggaggaggatgaacatgaagaagaaacacGGACCCCCAG CGTGGAGCAGGAAGAAGTCGAAAAGAAGGAAGTCCTACAGGACAGAGTGGATGATTGTGATTTGACCCCTTCGGTTCTGGAAGAAGGGTGTGACAGCGACCAGTCTTACAGTGATGGTGAGTTCCCATTTGAAGAACAGGAAATCGGCTCTGCTCTGGATGTAGCCAGAGAATGGTCCCATACCAAAGGGGATGAAACTCCATGTGGTTCCCAAGGTAGTGTCCCTATTCCTTGTTCCTCACACCCTGTGTAG